A DNA window from Suncus etruscus isolate mSunEtr1 chromosome 8, mSunEtr1.pri.cur, whole genome shotgun sequence contains the following coding sequences:
- the ST3GAL4 gene encoding CMP-N-acetylneuraminate-beta-galactosamide-alpha-2,3-sialyltransferase 4 isoform X2, giving the protein MISKSRWKLLAMLALVLGVMVWYSISWEDRYFELFYFPVPEKKGLCLHGETEKTVSQLFGNYSRDQPIFLQLKDYFWVNTPSAYELPFGTKGSENHLVRVLAIISHSIPESIQSLKCRRCVVVGNGPRLRNSSLGGAINKYDVVIRLNNAPVAGYEGDVGNKTTMRLFYPESAHFDPQGENNPDTLFVLVAFKALDFHWIETILRDKKRVGKGFWKQPPLIWKANPEQIRILNPFFMEVAAEKLLHLPVQQPRKLKQKPTTGLLAITLALHLCDQVHIAGFGYPDAFHKRQSIHYYEQITLKSMAGSGHNVSQEALAIKRMLDMGAVKNLTSF; this is encoded by the exons ATGATCAGCAAGTCCC GCTGGAAGCTCCTGGCCATGTTGGCTCTGGTCCTGGGTGTCATGGTGTGGTACTCCATCTCCTGGGAAGACAGGTACTTCGAACT CTTTTACTTTCCTGTACCTGAGAAGAAAGGGCTATGCCTGCATGGGGAGACTGAGAAGACCGTATCCCAGCTCTTCGGCAA CTACTCCCGGGATCAGCCTATTTTCCTGCAGCTAAAGGATTATTTCTGGGTCAACACTCCCTCGGCTTATGAACTTCCCTTTGGGACCAAAGGCAGTG AGAACCATCTGGTGCGGGTTCTGGCCATTATCAGTCATTCCATTCCTGAGAGCATCCAAAG CCTCAAGTGTCGCCGCTGTGTGGTGGTGGGCAATGGGCCTCGACTGCGTAACAGCTCCCTGGGTGGGGCCATCAACAAGTATGACGTGGTCATCAG ACTCAACAACGCCCCGGTGGCCGGCTACGAGGGTGATGTGGGCAACAAGACCACCATGCGGCTCTTCTACCCCGAGTCAGCCCATTTTGACCCGCAGGGGGAGAACAATCCAGACACTCTCTTCGTGCTGGTGGCCTTCAAGGCGCTGGACTTCCACTGGATTGAGACTATCCTTAGAGACAAGAAACGG GTGGGAAAGGGCTTCTGGAAACAACCCCCTCTCATCTGGAAGGCGAACCCTGAACAGATCCGGATTCTCAACCCCTTCTTCATGGAAGTTGCAGCAGAGAAACTGCTTCACCTCCCAGTGCAGCAGCCCAGAAAGTTGAAACAG AAACCCACCACGGGCCTGCTGGCCATCACCCTGGCCCTCCACCTCTGCGACCAAGTACACATCGCTGGCTTCGGCTACCCTGATGCCTTCCACAAGAGACAATCCATTCACTACTATGAGCAGATCACGCTCAAGTCCATGGCG GGGTCCGGCCACAATGTGTCCCAGGAGGCCCTTGCCATCAAACGGATGCTGGACATGGGAGCAGTCAAGAACCTCACCTCCTTCTGA
- the ST3GAL4 gene encoding CMP-N-acetylneuraminate-beta-galactosamide-alpha-2,3-sialyltransferase 4 isoform X1, with the protein MISKSRWKLLAMLALVLGVMVWYSISWEDSFYFPVPEKKGLCLHGETEKTVSQLFGNYSRDQPIFLQLKDYFWVNTPSAYELPFGTKGSENHLVRVLAIISHSIPESIQSLKCRRCVVVGNGPRLRNSSLGGAINKYDVVIRLNNAPVAGYEGDVGNKTTMRLFYPESAHFDPQGENNPDTLFVLVAFKALDFHWIETILRDKKRVGKGFWKQPPLIWKANPEQIRILNPFFMEVAAEKLLHLPVQQPRKLKQKPTTGLLAITLALHLCDQVHIAGFGYPDAFHKRQSIHYYEQITLKSMAGSGHNVSQEALAIKRMLDMGAVKNLTSF; encoded by the exons ATGATCAGCAAGTCCC GCTGGAAGCTCCTGGCCATGTTGGCTCTGGTCCTGGGTGTCATGGTGTGGTACTCCATCTCCTGGGAAGACAG CTTTTACTTTCCTGTACCTGAGAAGAAAGGGCTATGCCTGCATGGGGAGACTGAGAAGACCGTATCCCAGCTCTTCGGCAA CTACTCCCGGGATCAGCCTATTTTCCTGCAGCTAAAGGATTATTTCTGGGTCAACACTCCCTCGGCTTATGAACTTCCCTTTGGGACCAAAGGCAGTG AGAACCATCTGGTGCGGGTTCTGGCCATTATCAGTCATTCCATTCCTGAGAGCATCCAAAG CCTCAAGTGTCGCCGCTGTGTGGTGGTGGGCAATGGGCCTCGACTGCGTAACAGCTCCCTGGGTGGGGCCATCAACAAGTATGACGTGGTCATCAG ACTCAACAACGCCCCGGTGGCCGGCTACGAGGGTGATGTGGGCAACAAGACCACCATGCGGCTCTTCTACCCCGAGTCAGCCCATTTTGACCCGCAGGGGGAGAACAATCCAGACACTCTCTTCGTGCTGGTGGCCTTCAAGGCGCTGGACTTCCACTGGATTGAGACTATCCTTAGAGACAAGAAACGG GTGGGAAAGGGCTTCTGGAAACAACCCCCTCTCATCTGGAAGGCGAACCCTGAACAGATCCGGATTCTCAACCCCTTCTTCATGGAAGTTGCAGCAGAGAAACTGCTTCACCTCCCAGTGCAGCAGCCCAGAAAGTTGAAACAG AAACCCACCACGGGCCTGCTGGCCATCACCCTGGCCCTCCACCTCTGCGACCAAGTACACATCGCTGGCTTCGGCTACCCTGATGCCTTCCACAAGAGACAATCCATTCACTACTATGAGCAGATCACGCTCAAGTCCATGGCG GGGTCCGGCCACAATGTGTCCCAGGAGGCCCTTGCCATCAAACGGATGCTGGACATGGGAGCAGTCAAGAACCTCACCTCCTTCTGA